Proteins encoded in a region of the Vicia villosa cultivar HV-30 ecotype Madison, WI linkage group LG5, Vvil1.0, whole genome shotgun sequence genome:
- the LOC131601286 gene encoding uncharacterized protein LOC131601286, with product MIALKTIFLPSFYLSTNTSTFTTLHHPHSTTRRSSVFLCLCSTTNNSNDESDSNSKPEGDVQSQELLAQIAMIQTQKVRLSDFLDERSEYLTQFGEEAKAEIDKIGEDALQGLDEASDRVCMHFSLFTFQFFC from the coding sequence ATGATTGCTCTCAAAACCATATTTCTtccttctttctatctttctaccAACACCTCCACTTTTACTACTCTGCACCACCCTCACAGCACAACAAGAAGAAGTTCTGTGTTTCTGTGTCTCTGCAGCACCACCAACAACTCCAATGATGAATCTGATAGTAATTCAAAGCCTGAAGGTGATGTTCAAAGCCAAGAGTTATTGGCTCAAATTGCAATGATTCAGACACAAAAAGTTCGTCTTTCGGATTTTTTGGATGAGAGATCTGAATATTTGACACAGTTTGGTGAAGAAGCTAAGGCTGAGATTGATAAGATTGGTGAAGATGCTCTTCAAGGATTGGATGAAGCTAGTGATAGAGTATGTATgcacttttcactttttacttttcaatttttttgttag